The following are encoded in a window of Lampris incognitus isolate fLamInc1 chromosome 15, fLamInc1.hap2, whole genome shotgun sequence genomic DNA:
- the LOC130125103 gene encoding dihydrolipoyllysine-residue succinyltransferase component of 2-oxoglutarate dehydrogenase complex, mitochondrial-like, producing MLAHSRCLCRTLGRSLSALSQGNNVLFRRSLSGLSVCNWIVYRNTRSCESASSAGVFHIRYFKTSAARRDEVLTVKTPAFAESVTEGDVRWEKAVGDSVSEDEVVCEIETDKTSVQVPSPAAGVIEELLVPDGGRVEGGTPLFKLRKGAGAAKAAPTPAAEAPAAAAAAPPPPTPPPTATPIPTAMPPVPPVPAQAAEAKPVSAIKPTSATPAPASVPSAAGTRGENRVKMNRMRLRIAQRLKEAQNTCAMLTTFNEVDMSNIQEMRKIHKDAFLKKHTIKLGFMSAFVKAAAHALTDQPAVNAVIDDTTKEIVYRDYVDISVAVATPKGLVVPVIRNVETMNFADIEKTINALGEKARKNELAVEDMDGGTFTISNGGVFGSMFGTPIINPPQSAILGMHGIFDRPVAINGQVEIRPMMYVALTYDHRLVDGREAVTFLRKIKAVVEDPRVMLLDM from the exons ATGTTAGCGCATTCCCGATGTCTTTGCCGGACACTTGGTCGCTCCCTGTCGGCGCTGAGCCAG GGTAACAATGTGTTGTTTCGACGAAGTTTATCTG GCCTTTCTGTCTGCAACTGGATTGTTTACAGGAACACTCGGTC ATGTGAATCTGCTTCATCAGCTGGTGTCTTCCACATCAGATACTTCAAAACATCTGCTGCCCGCA GGGATGAAGTACTCACCGTCAAAACACCTGCATTTGCAGAATCTGTCACAGAGGGGGATGTGAGGTGGGAGAAAG CTGTGGGCGACTCAGTGAGTGAAGATGAGGTGGTTTGTGAAATTGAGACTGACAAG ACCTCAGTACAAGTGCCGTCTCCTGCGGCTGGTGTGATCGAGGAACTCCTGGTGCCCGATGGAGGGAGGGTGGAAGGAGGAACTCCCCTTTTCAAACTTCGAAAAGGGG CTGGTGCTGCCAAAGCTGCCCCTACCCCAGCTGCAGAAGCCCCTGCTGCAGCCGCTGCAGCCCCTCCTCCACCCACACCTCCCCCCACCGCTACTCCCATCCCTACTGCCATGCCTCCAGTCCCCCCAGTGCCAGCACAAGCTGCTGAGGCCAAACCAG TCTCTGCCATAAAGCCCACTTCTGCAACTCCAGCTCCAGCATCTGtcccttcagcagcaggaaccaGGGGAGAAAATAGG GTGAAGATGAACCGTATGAGGCTGAGGATTGCCCAGAGGCTGAAGGAGGCGCAGAACACCTGTGCAATGCTCACCACCTTCAATGAGGTTGACATGAG TAACATTCAGGAGATGAGGAAAATCCACAAAGATGCCTTCCTAAAGAAGCACACCATCAAGCTAGGCTTTATGTCTGCGTTTGTGAAGGCTGCTGCACACGCTCTGACTGACCAGCCTGCAGTCAATGCTG TTATTGATGATACTACCAAAGAGATTGTGTACAGGGATTATGTTGACATTAGCGTGGCTGTGGCTACTCCAAAG GGACTTGTCGTACCAGTGATCCGTAACGTTGAGACCATGAACTTTGCTGACATTGAGAAAACCATTAACGCGTTGGGAGAAAAG GCTCGTAAAAATGAGTTGGCTGTTGAGGATATGGATGGAGGTACCTTCACCATAAGTAACGGAGGAGTGTTTGGTTCCATGTTTGGGACACCCATCATCAACCCCCCGCAGTCTGCCATCCTGGGCATGCATGGCATCTTTGACAGGCCTGTTGCAATCAATGGCCAG GTTGAGATCCGGCCCATGATGTACGTGGCACTGACATATGACCACCGACTCGTTGACGGTAGAGAGGCGGTCACCTTCCTGCGCAAGATCAAAGCAGTGGTAGAGGACCCACGAGTGATGCTCCTGGACATGTGA
- the LOC130124818 gene encoding prospero homeobox protein 1-like, whose amino-acid sequence MNPRLLDKTMHSSNIFLDNCSAEHLQSFQPDHSLSSNSVESGISMLRERENGNTGTQPESPYYSSKAFGSCLISTSLLEFNSKPSRGSYMGQVSASRYSLPGANGRCPHEWPQSTGHQAKRARVENIIKGMTGSASIHPTDVTMEARQQKKLGNMQENKKTQESPHCNDHTQKSGAAGASLLSSENQTTRKQLHGKHKLFKQLQMRFTQDDEENESEGFSDESIVEEYCATWNNSPDPLPSDAFTEVDDECAKCHGWKTSILRNFFNSKPDKINKWMADILKYELTKSVSQSIDSIFKNMPLFQRWPNVDGCEETDKSPLNLDQQASFGEDTKSRCSSSERTVVQVPEAQSEALSLVIQKPQMARPSVVNLLPIIGHQQHPKPPFPFSHHSALYEGHTSANMHNSPPVTTIRGFQDTYPWSSVKVRSKVNSRSIRSSQAHSMAVDPMLLESLCLPHLKMESAGLQSVVKNSLFVLNKGLTTNHLKKAKLMFFYTRYPSSLVLKTFFHDVQFTRCITSQLIKWFSNFREFYYIQMEKFARHAIMEGVPDVRDLSVGRESELFRALNMHYNKANDFEVPDRFLEVAEITLKEFYIAISMGKDNDPSWKKAIYKVICKLDSDVPAGLKTQHTG is encoded by the exons ATGAATCCCAGGCTTCTTGACAAGACCATGCATTCCTCCAACATCTTCCTTGATAACTGCAGTGCAGAGCATCTCCAGTCTTTTCAACCTGACCATTCTCTGTCCTCAAATTCAGTTGAATCAGGAATTTCCatgctcagagagagagaaaatggaaaCACAGGGACTCAACCAGAAAGTCCTTATTACAGCAGCAAAGCCTTTGGATCATGTTTGATCAGCACAAGTCTGCTAGAGTTCAACAGCAAACCATCCAGGGGCAGTTATATGGGACAGGTGTCTGCAAGCAGGTATTCATTACCAGGGGCCAATGGTAGATGTCCTCATGAGTGGCCCCAGAGTACTGGTCATCAAGCAAAGCGTGCTAGAGTTGAAAACATCATTAAGGGCATGACAGGCTCTGCTAGTATACATCCCACAGATGTGACCATGGAGGCAAGACAGCAGAAGAAATTAGGAAATATGCAGGAAAACAAAAAGACACAGGAATCACCTCACTGTAATGATCACACACAGAAAAGTGGAGCGGCTGGTGCCAGTCTTTTGAGTTCAGAGAACCAGACAACAAGGAAGCAGCTTCATGGAAAGCACAAGCTATTTAAACAACTCCAGATGAGGTTTACTCAGGATGATGAGGAAAATGAGTCTGAAGGCTTCAGTGATGAAAGTATTGTGGAAGAGTACTGTGCCACTTGGAATAATTCTCCTGACCCATTACCCAGTGATGCATTTACAGAAGTAGATGATGAGTGTGCTAAGTGCCATGGGTGGAAAACATCAATTCTGAGGAATTTCTTTAATTCCAAAcctgacaaaataaataaatggatggcAGATATTTTAAAGTATGAATTGACAAAATCTGTCAGCCAGAGTATTGACTCGATTTTCAAAAACATGCCGCTTTTTCAGAGGTGGCCAAATGTGGACGGGTGTGAAGAAACAGACAAGTCTCCCCTTAATCTTGATCAACAAGCATCCTTTGGTGAAGATACTAAATCAAGATGTTCAAGCTCTGAGAGGACAGTGGTCCAAGTACCAGAGGCTCAAAGCGAAGCTCTCTCTCTGGTCATACAAAAGCCTCAGATGGCCAGACCTAGTGTGGTTAACCTGCTGCCCATAATAGGACATCAGCAACATCCAAAGCCACCATTCCCCTTCAGCCATCACAGTGCTCTGTATGAAGGTCACACTTCAGCTAACATGCACAACAGTCCCCCAGTCACCACTATCAGAGGCTTCCAGGACACATATCCTTGGAGCTCAGTCAAAGTGAGGTCCAAGGTCAACTCTAGATCGATCAGGAGCTCCCAAGCTCACTCTATGGCAGTAGATCCAATGCTTCTGGAAAGTCTGTGTCTTCCTCACCTCAAGATGGAGTCTGCTGGTCTGCAGAGTGTGGTGAAGAACAGCTTGTTTGTGCTGAAT AAGGGTCTGACCACAAACCATCTGAAAAAAGCAAAGCTCATGTTCTTCTACACCCGCTACCCAAGCTCACTTGTCTTGAAAACCTTTTTCCACGATGTACAG TTCACACGTTGCATCACCTCTCAGCTCATCAAGTGGTTTAGTAACTTCAGGGAGTTCTACTACATCCAGATGGAGAAGTTCGCTCGGCATGCCATCATGGAGGGAGTACCCGATGTGAGGGACCTGTCAGTGGGAAGAGAATCGGAACTATTCAGGGCTCTCAACATGCACTACAACAAAGCCAACGACTTTGAG GTCCCTGACAGATTCCTCGAGGTAGCAGAAATTACACTGAAGGAGTTTTATATTGCCATTTCAATGGGCAAAGACAATGACCCATCCTGGAAAAAGGCAATATACAAGGTAATATGTAAATTGGACAGTGATGTGCCAGCTGGATTAAAAACTCAGCACACTGGATAA